The genomic segment TGCGCCGGTTGATCGCCAACGTCGCGCCGACCGACGCGTCCGTGCTGATCAACGGCGACACGGGCGCGGGCAAGGAGTTGATCGCCCGCAGTCTGCACGAATTGTCGCCGCGTCGCGACAAGCCGTTTATCGCAGTGAACTGCGGCGCGTTGCCGGAGCCGATGTTCGAATCGGAGATGTTCGGCTACGAGCCGGGCGCGTTCACCGGCGCCGCGAAACGCCGGATCGGCAAGCTCGAACATGCGTCGGGCGGTACGCTGTTTCTCGATGAAATCGAGAGCATGCCGCTCGCGTTGCAGGTCAAGCTGCTGCGCGTGCTGCAGGACGGCGTGCTGGAGCGCCTTGGCTCCAATCAGCCGATTCGCGTGAATTGCCGCGTGGTGGCTGCGGCCAAGGGTGACATGGCCGAGCATGTCGCGGACGGATCTTTCCGGCGCGACCTGCTGTATCGGCTGAACGTGGTGACGATTGCGCTGCCGCCATTGGGCGAGCGTCGCGAGGACATCGTGCCGCTGTTCGAACATTTTCTGCTGGATGCGGCGGTGCGCTATCAGCGTCCCGCGCCGATCCTCACCGACCGGCAGCGGGCGAGCCTGATGCAGCGCGACTGGCCGGGCAACGTGCGCGAGTTGCGCAATGCCGCCGATCGCTTCGTGCTAGGCATCGCCGAGGACCCCGTCATGTCTTTCGCCGCCGACGAAGCGGCCGCGCAACCGCTGAAGGAGCGTATCGAGCAATTCGAACGCGCGATGATCGCGGAGGCATTGGAGCAGGCGGGCGGAGCGGTCGCGGTCGCAGCGGACCGGCTACAACTCGGCAAGGCCACGCTCTACGAGAAGATCAAGCGATATGGCCTGGCGGCCAAAGGGGAAGGGGAGCGGTGAGGAGCGAATCGCGCCGGCGCATTATTGCGATGCCGGCGCGTTTGATTCAGGTATCAGATGTAGCGACGATGCCGCGCGTTCAGGCTGCTTTCAGCGCTTTTTCCAGCAGCTGGTCGAGTTCCGCGAATTCCGGCTCGCCCAC from the Paraburkholderia fungorum genome contains:
- a CDS encoding sigma-54-dependent transcriptional regulator, which produces MNHGLQVLYIEDDELVRRASVQSLQLAGFEVIGHASVESAAKMISADFCGVIVSDIRLPGASGLDLLAQCHERAPDVPVILVTGHGDISMAVQAMRDGAYDFIEKPFASERLIETVRRALERRKLVLENTALRRELAEQNTVAPRIIGRSPAIEQVRRLIANVAPTDASVLINGDTGAGKELIARSLHELSPRRDKPFIAVNCGALPEPMFESEMFGYEPGAFTGAAKRRIGKLEHASGGTLFLDEIESMPLALQVKLLRVLQDGVLERLGSNQPIRVNCRVVAAAKGDMAEHVADGSFRRDLLYRLNVVTIALPPLGERREDIVPLFEHFLLDAAVRYQRPAPILTDRQRASLMQRDWPGNVRELRNAADRFVLGIAEDPVMSFAADEAAAQPLKERIEQFERAMIAEALEQAGGAVAVAADRLQLGKATLYEKIKRYGLAAKGEGER